A stretch of the Parus major isolate Abel chromosome 15, Parus_major1.1, whole genome shotgun sequence genome encodes the following:
- the LOC107211868 gene encoding solute carrier family 2, facilitated glucose transporter member 11-like: MTGFLSNLVQYKGLFRMITVLGIGGTFQIGFQISTITYMSQHVKAFINETWLERYGYPIQQDNLLFLWSITVSIFGIGGLLGSSGSRYLTVKFGKKKCLLCNNVLMIVAASIMGCSKISQSFEMVLIGRFMCGVSAGLCVPLHHQYVGEISPRKLRGFANSTSSFFWSLGKAIGQISGQRELLGSQSLWPMLMASCGLPALVQLVTLPFFPESPPYLLMQKGDQEGCEKAIRQLWGEGQHQAEIDDIMKEKATMKNTKILSVLELVKEPAFRWQLYMIVILTATIQLCGINAIYFYTFEVLQAAGFDEKMASYMTLSIGLSELVAAVVCSSIIERLGRKVLLRGGYWIMGSLLAAITVTLSLQDWYFWMPYCSLALIILFTVVFAVGPGGATVSTRVEIFKLSCRPPALVISAVMNWLGVFVIGTSFPFIVERLKHFCFLIFMVVLFTSGIIIHLFLPETKGKSIMEITEEFNKLNFKNKHIPATPNHVTEDYTFCTRL; the protein is encoded by the exons ATGACCGGTTTCTTATCAAACCTG GTACAGTACAAGGGGCTCTTTCGAATGATCACTGTCCTGGGGATTGGTGGCACGTTCCAGATCGGCTTTCAAATTTCTACCATCACCTACATGTCTCAG catGTTAAGGCTTTCATTAATGAAACTTGGCTGGAACGCTATGGCTATCCCATCCAACAGGATAACCTCTTGTTCCTGTGGTCCATCACTGTGTCCATCTTTGGCATAGGAGGTCTCTTGGGTTCTTCAGGAAGCAGATACCTCACTGTCAAATTTGGCAA AAAGAAATGTCTCTTGTGCAACAATGTGCTCATGATAGTGGCAGCATCTATCATGGGCTGCAGTAAAATATCCCAGTCCTTTGAGATGGTTCTAATAGGACGCTTCATGTGTGGAGTAAGTGCAG GTCTTTGTGTTCCTCTGCACCACCAATACGTCGGAGAAATTTCCCCCAGGAAGCTCCGTGGATTTGCAAACTCTacttcctctttcttttggtCACTGGGAAAAGCCATAGGGCAAATTTCAGGACAAAG ggagctgctgggtaGCCAATCTCTGTGGCCAATGCTGATGGCCTCCTGTGGACTCCCAGCACTGGTCCAGCTGGTCACGcttccctttttcccagagTCCCCACCCTATCTCCTCATGCAAAAAGGAGACCAGGAAGGCTGCGAAAAAG CCATAAGGCAGCTTTGGGGTGAAGGCCAACACCAAGCAGAGATTGATGACATCATGAAAGAGAAGGCAACAATGAAAAACACCAAGATCTTGAGTGTCCTGGAACTAGTGAAAGAACCAGCTTTCCGTTGGCAGCTGTACATGATAGTTATTCTGACCGCCACAATTCAGCTATGTGGCATCAATGCA atttatttttatacttttgaAGTCCTCCAGGCAGCTGGCTTTGATGAAAAAATGGCCTCCTATATGACCCTGTCTATTGGACTCTCTGAACTCGTAGCTGCTGTAGTCTGT AGCTCCATCATTGAGAGACTGGGCAGGAAAGTGCTCCTAAGAGGAGGCTACTGGATCATGGGTTCCCTGCTAGCTGCTATCACTGTGACTCTGTCCCTACAG gactgGTACTTCTGGATGCCATACTGCAGCCTTGCTCTCATTATCCTGTTTACAGTTGTCTTTGCTGTTGGGCCAG gTGGTGCCACAGTTTCCACCAGGGTTGAAATTTTCAAGCTGTCCTGCAGACCTCCTGCCTTGGTGATCAGTGCTGTTATGAACTGGCTGGGGGTGTTTGTGATTGGCACCTCCTTCCCGTTCATCGTG gaaagactcaagcatttctgctttctcatctTTATGGTGGTACTTTTCACTTCAGGAATAATTATCCACCTGTTCCTTCcagaaacaaaagggaaatCAATAATGGAAATCACAGAAGAATTCAATAAGctaaactttaaaaacaagcatATTCCAGCAACTCCAAATCATGTCACAGAGGATTATACCTTCTGCACCAGGCTTTGA